One Streptomyces hundungensis DNA segment encodes these proteins:
- a CDS encoding non-ribosomal peptide synthetase: MRRAVADLLEEPVASLSDDDDLVARGLDSMGVMRLAGLWRRDGVAVTFGELIERPRLRDWWALASARAGGEGVHQPGDADGGTSGQDPAGRAFATDPDGRALATHPDGGAFPTDPDGGTFATAPDGGGAFRTGQDGGAARQDAYRTPYAGTDETAPFPLAPMQHAYWIGRAEGQPLGCGSHFYFEFDGPPLDPGRLDAALRALTARHPMLRARFLDDATQRIGEAPTGLAAVHDLRSRPAAEVDAELARLRERLSHQRMDAARGQVLDVRLTLLPGGTGRLHVDIDMLVCDAMSFRIVVADLARHYDRPDHSPEPPAYSYRRYLAERSAHPAEGRERDRAYWTERLATLPSGPQLPLAAAPERIREPRTTRRSHLLDAAERDRFLALSRAHGVSASMALAACYAEVLSLWSAEERFLLNLPLFDRAPLHPEVPNLVGDFTALLLLPVEARRGNSFAERARQVQGGFREVAAHGDYPGTEVLRDLARTRRGATLAPVVFTSALSMGELFGPDVRDVLGEPAWMSSQTPQVWMDLQVVEEADGIRLNWESVDALFPDGVVEDMFRAFRTLVSGLTAPGADWDGPLPELLPAHRRRVRERVNATTRALPDAPLHSAFFATAATDPDRPALLWRGGRLGYGEVAERALRLAGLLREQGLAPGGTVLVTLPKGPDQIVATLGVLAAGGVHVPVGVDQPAERRARIRASSGARFEVTAATLAASGSAHPLAAPAVPATDEPAYLIYTSGSTGLPKGVVVSHRAAHNTVAALGEHFAVGPRDRTLAVSALDFDLSVYDIFGPLSAGGAVVCVTEAERRDARAWLALVREHEVTVVNCVPTLFAMLVEAARAGGGAPSLRLALLGGDRVPFALADAAADVFPGLRFAGLGGTTETAIHSTVYEVNGPQRQGSCVPYGAPLANQRCRVVDPQGRDRPDWVPGELWIGGASVAQGYRGDPERTADRFVTYQGTRWYRTGDLARYWPDGTVEFLGRSDFQVKIRGHRIEPGEIEAALVAHPEVNAAAVVPVGDEPRRLAAAVVLRTGAEGRVPGTEEAEGAWAEALRPEREAERARGQALRPEREAEGTRGQVPHPEREAEGAWGDALREHLAALLPSPMIPERLTAVAALPLNANGKVDRAALAELLSAAPRAGAAATPPQGPVEAAVAALWEELLGAERVGRTDDFFALGGDSLLATRLLNRLRAEGLHGADLGRLFTAPVLRDFAAGLTPGRPTRLPTVTADPERRGEPFPATDVQRAYWLGRGSDFTLGGVGSYWYWEFDGQDVDLALLEEVWNRLVERHEMMRAVFDDDGNQKILPRVPRFRFTVTDAAPGHEREALAEQRAAMDHRVFDVGHWPLFDIAATRYGSGRTRIAFGFDYIVLDALSIMTLFWELATLYRAPDTQLPSLGVSFRDYVLQAAPAEDDLVADRAYWRARLEELPPAPALPLAVDPAEVSAPRFARREFLLDAATWSGLTARGREVGLTPSALLATAFADVLAAWSAHPGVTLNLTLFDRREVHPDINDIVGDFTSLLLVGHRPRAGEGWASGARRFQEQIWEGLQHSAVSAIWVLRELALRDGVMDSPMPVVFTSTLGVSDRLADLTMPFGEQVHGLSQTPQVWLDCQVVERGGGLAINWDVVEELFPDGVVSDMFAAYEALLRTLGEADWAAEVAVPLPAAQREARAAANATGAPAEGRLLHTAFFERARTEPARPALLWGGAGRMDYGSLAGRALAVAGALRATGVRPSDTVAVVVPKGPDQIAAVLGVLAAGAVYVPVGVDQPAARRARILAGAGATVALTSRAVGDWPAGVRRVDVADAFGAEPLERPVEVSDAALAYTIFTSGSTGEPKGVEIAHRAAVNTVEDIGERFAVRPDDRVLALSALDFDLSVYDIFGPLSAGGALVLVAEEERREPHAWLGAVRAHGVTLWNTVPALLDMLLVAGADGPPLVSLRLALVSGDWVGLDLPGRLAERAPGCRLVALGGATEAAIWSNFHVVEGMLPGWPSIPYGTPLRGQRYRVADALGRDRPDWVPGELWIGGAGVAAGYRGDAVRTAERFVTHGGERWYRTGDLGRYRPGAVLEFLGREDHQVKVGGHRIELGEIEAALGSLPGVARAVALTVGARPRHHLVAFVVSDTALAPDTAAVRDQLAERLPGYMVPDRIEAVERLPLTANGKVDRAALVELATGTGAGPDLDEPPRDEGEQVVAAVFGAVLETERVGRGESFFLLGGDSLSATRATEELHRATGIRLTLRQFFAAPTVSALAALIQERRDTTAPTAMEEGTL, from the coding sequence ATGCGCAGGGCCGTCGCGGACCTGTTGGAGGAGCCCGTCGCGTCCCTGTCGGACGACGACGACCTGGTGGCCCGGGGCCTGGACTCGATGGGTGTCATGCGGCTCGCCGGGCTCTGGCGCAGGGACGGCGTCGCCGTCACGTTCGGCGAACTCATCGAGCGACCCCGGCTGCGCGACTGGTGGGCGCTGGCGAGCGCCCGGGCGGGTGGAGAGGGCGTCCACCAACCCGGGGACGCGGACGGCGGGACGTCGGGCCAGGATCCGGCGGGCCGGGCCTTCGCCACGGACCCGGACGGTCGGGCCCTCGCGACGCACCCGGATGGCGGGGCCTTCCCCACGGACCCGGACGGCGGCACCTTCGCCACAGCCCCGGACGGCGGCGGGGCCTTCCGGACGGGCCAGGACGGCGGGGCGGCGAGGCAGGACGCGTACCGAACGCCGTACGCGGGCACCGACGAGACGGCTCCCTTTCCGCTGGCTCCCATGCAGCACGCGTACTGGATCGGCCGGGCCGAAGGACAGCCACTCGGCTGCGGCAGCCACTTCTACTTCGAGTTCGACGGTCCGCCCCTGGACCCCGGGCGCCTCGACGCGGCGCTGCGCGCCCTCACCGCCCGGCACCCCATGCTCCGGGCCCGCTTCCTCGACGACGCCACCCAGCGCATCGGCGAGGCACCCACCGGACTCGCGGCCGTGCACGATCTGCGCTCCCGGCCCGCCGCCGAGGTGGACGCCGAACTGGCGCGGCTGCGCGAGCGGTTGTCGCACCAGCGGATGGACGCGGCACGCGGCCAGGTGCTCGACGTGCGGCTCACGTTGCTCCCCGGCGGCACGGGGCGGCTCCACGTGGACATCGACATGCTGGTGTGCGACGCGATGAGCTTCCGCATCGTCGTCGCCGATCTGGCGCGCCACTACGACCGCCCGGACCACAGTCCCGAGCCGCCCGCCTACAGCTACCGCCGCTACCTCGCCGAGCGCTCCGCACACCCGGCCGAGGGACGTGAACGGGACCGCGCCTACTGGACGGAGCGCCTCGCCACCCTGCCGTCGGGGCCCCAACTGCCGCTGGCCGCCGCCCCGGAGAGGATCCGCGAGCCGCGCACGACCCGGCGCAGCCACCTGCTCGACGCGGCCGAGCGGGACCGATTCCTGGCCCTCTCGCGCGCCCACGGCGTCAGCGCCTCCATGGCGCTCGCCGCCTGTTACGCCGAGGTGCTGTCCCTGTGGAGCGCCGAGGAGCGCTTCCTGCTCAACCTTCCGCTCTTCGACCGTGCGCCGCTCCACCCCGAAGTGCCCAACCTGGTGGGCGACTTCACGGCTCTGCTGCTCTTGCCCGTAGAGGCCCGGCGGGGGAACTCCTTCGCCGAGCGGGCCCGTCAGGTGCAGGGCGGGTTCCGGGAGGTGGCCGCGCACGGCGACTACCCCGGCACCGAGGTGCTGCGCGACCTGGCCCGCACCCGGCGGGGCGCGACGCTCGCCCCGGTCGTCTTCACCAGCGCGCTCAGCATGGGCGAGCTGTTCGGACCCGACGTCCGGGACGTTCTCGGCGAGCCCGCCTGGATGAGTTCGCAGACCCCGCAGGTGTGGATGGACCTCCAGGTGGTCGAGGAGGCCGACGGGATCCGGCTGAACTGGGAGTCGGTGGACGCCCTGTTCCCCGACGGCGTCGTGGAGGACATGTTCAGGGCCTTTCGGACCCTGGTGTCCGGTCTGACCGCGCCCGGCGCCGATTGGGACGGCCCGCTGCCGGAGCTGCTCCCCGCGCACCGGCGCCGGGTGCGCGAGCGCGTCAACGCGACCACCCGCGCCCTGCCCGACGCCCCGCTGCACAGCGCGTTCTTCGCGACGGCCGCCACCGATCCCGACCGGCCCGCGCTGCTGTGGCGCGGCGGCCGGCTCGGTTACGGCGAGGTGGCCGAGCGGGCCCTGCGCCTTGCCGGACTGCTGCGCGAGCAGGGTCTCGCCCCGGGCGGGACGGTCCTGGTCACCCTGCCCAAGGGGCCCGACCAGATCGTCGCCACCCTCGGGGTGCTCGCGGCGGGCGGCGTGCACGTCCCGGTCGGGGTGGACCAGCCCGCCGAGCGCCGGGCCCGCATCCGGGCCTCCAGCGGCGCCCGCTTCGAGGTCACCGCCGCCACGCTCGCCGCATCCGGCTCGGCGCACCCCCTTGCCGCGCCCGCCGTCCCCGCCACCGACGAGCCCGCCTATCTGATCTACACCTCGGGCTCCACCGGTCTGCCCAAGGGTGTCGTGGTCTCGCACCGGGCGGCCCACAACACCGTCGCCGCGCTCGGCGAGCACTTCGCGGTCGGGCCGCGCGACCGGACGCTGGCCGTCTCCGCGCTCGACTTCGACCTGTCCGTCTACGACATCTTCGGCCCGCTGTCGGCGGGTGGCGCGGTGGTCTGTGTGACCGAAGCCGAGCGGCGCGACGCGCGCGCCTGGCTGGCGCTGGTGCGGGAGCACGAGGTCACCGTCGTCAACTGTGTGCCCACCCTCTTCGCCATGCTCGTGGAGGCCGCCCGGGCCGGGGGTGGCGCGCCCTCGCTGCGCCTGGCGCTGCTGGGCGGCGATCGGGTGCCCTTCGCGCTGGCCGACGCGGCGGCGGACGTCTTCCCCGGATTGCGCTTCGCCGGGCTCGGGGGCACCACGGAGACCGCGATCCACTCCACCGTGTATGAAGTCAACGGGCCGCAGCGGCAAGGGAGTTGTGTGCCCTACGGGGCGCCGCTCGCCAATCAGCGGTGCCGGGTGGTCGACCCCCAGGGCCGGGACCGGCCCGACTGGGTGCCGGGTGAGCTGTGGATCGGCGGGGCGTCGGTGGCCCAGGGATACCGGGGCGACCCGGAGCGCACCGCCGACCGGTTCGTGACGTATCAGGGCACGCGCTGGTACCGCACCGGCGATCTGGCCCGCTACTGGCCCGACGGCACCGTCGAGTTCCTGGGCCGCTCCGACTTCCAGGTGAAGATCCGGGGCCACCGCATCGAACCCGGCGAGATCGAGGCCGCCCTCGTGGCGCACCCCGAGGTGAACGCCGCCGCCGTGGTCCCCGTAGGGGACGAGCCGCGCCGACTCGCCGCCGCGGTGGTGCTCCGCACCGGTGCGGAGGGTCGGGTACCCGGTACGGAGGAGGCCGAGGGAGCGTGGGCCGAGGCCCTGCGCCCCGAACGGGAGGCCGAGAGAGCGCGGGGCCAAGCGCTGCGCCCCGAACGGGAGGCCGAGGGGACCCGGGGCCAAGTTCCGCACCCCGAACGGGAGGCCGAGGGAGCGTGGGGCGACGCTCTGCGTGAGCATCTGGCCGCTCTTCTGCCCTCCCCCATGATCCCCGAGCGGCTGACCGCCGTGGCGGCCCTGCCGCTGAACGCCAACGGCAAGGTCGACCGGGCCGCGCTGGCGGAGCTGTTGTCCGCGGCCCCCCGGGCGGGCGCCGCCGCCACCCCTCCGCAGGGGCCCGTGGAGGCGGCCGTGGCAGCCCTGTGGGAGGAGTTGCTCGGCGCTGAGCGGGTCGGGCGCACCGACGACTTCTTCGCGCTGGGCGGGGACAGCCTGCTCGCCACCCGGCTGCTCAACCGGCTCAGGGCCGAGGGCCTGCACGGGGCCGACCTCGGGCGGCTGTTCACCGCGCCGGTCCTGCGGGACTTCGCCGCCGGCCTCACCCCGGGCCGCCCGACCAGGCTGCCCACGGTGACCGCCGACCCGGAGCGGCGGGGCGAGCCGTTTCCCGCCACCGATGTGCAGCGCGCGTACTGGCTGGGGCGCGGCTCGGACTTCACCCTGGGCGGCGTCGGATCGTACTGGTACTGGGAGTTCGACGGCCAGGACGTGGACCTCGCGCTGCTTGAGGAGGTCTGGAACCGGCTCGTGGAGCGGCACGAGATGATGCGGGCCGTCTTCGACGACGACGGCAACCAGAAGATCCTGCCGCGTGTGCCCCGCTTCCGTTTCACGGTCACCGACGCGGCTCCGGGCCACGAGCGGGAAGCCCTGGCCGAGCAACGCGCCGCCATGGACCACCGCGTCTTCGACGTGGGTCACTGGCCGCTGTTCGACATCGCCGCGACCCGCTACGGCTCCGGCCGTACCCGGATCGCCTTCGGTTTCGACTACATCGTCCTCGACGCCCTGAGCATCATGACCCTGTTCTGGGAGCTGGCCACCCTCTACCGCGCCCCGGACACCCAACTCCCTTCACTGGGCGTCTCGTTCAGGGACTACGTCCTTCAGGCCGCGCCGGCCGAGGACGACCTCGTGGCGGACCGGGCGTACTGGCGGGCCCGGTTGGAGGAGCTGCCGCCCGCGCCCGCGCTGCCGCTCGCCGTCGACCCGGCCGAGGTGTCCGCGCCCCGCTTCGCCCGGCGCGAGTTCCTGCTGGACGCCGCCACCTGGTCGGGGCTGACCGCGCGCGGCCGGGAGGTCGGCCTCACGCCGTCCGCGCTGCTCGCCACGGCGTTCGCCGATGTGCTCGCCGCGTGGAGCGCGCATCCCGGTGTCACCCTGAACCTGACGCTGTTCGACCGGCGCGAGGTGCACCCCGACATCAACGACATCGTCGGCGACTTCACCTCGCTGCTTCTGGTGGGCCACCGGCCGCGCGCGGGCGAGGGCTGGGCGTCGGGCGCCCGGCGTTTCCAGGAGCAGATCTGGGAAGGCCTCCAGCACAGTGCGGTCTCCGCGATCTGGGTGTTGCGTGAACTCGCCCTGCGCGACGGGGTGATGGACTCCCCCATGCCGGTCGTCTTCACCAGCACCCTCGGCGTCTCGGACCGGCTCGCCGACCTCACCATGCCGTTCGGGGAGCAGGTCCACGGCCTCTCCCAGACGCCGCAGGTCTGGCTCGACTGCCAGGTCGTGGAGCGCGGTGGCGGTCTCGCCATCAACTGGGACGTGGTGGAGGAGCTCTTCCCCGACGGTGTCGTGTCCGACATGTTCGCGGCGTACGAAGCTCTGCTACGCACTCTCGGTGAGGCGGACTGGGCCGCCGAGGTCGCCGTGCCACTGCCGGCCGCGCAGCGCGAGGCCCGCGCCGCCGCCAACGCGACCGGGGCTCCCGCTGAGGGCAGGCTCCTGCACACGGCGTTCTTCGAGCGGGCGCGCACCGAGCCGGCACGGCCCGCCCTGCTGTGGGGCGGGGCGGGAAGGATGGACTACGGGTCCCTGGCGGGCCGGGCGCTGGCCGTCGCCGGGGCGCTGCGAGCCACCGGGGTGCGGCCCTCGGACACCGTCGCCGTGGTGGTGCCCAAGGGGCCCGACCAGATCGCCGCGGTGCTCGGCGTGCTGGCCGCCGGGGCCGTCTATGTGCCGGTGGGCGTGGACCAGCCGGCCGCGCGCCGGGCCCGCATCCTGGCCGGGGCCGGGGCGACTGTGGCCCTGACCTCCCGCGCGGTCGGCGACTGGCCGGCCGGCGTCCGACGGGTGGATGTGGCCGACGCGTTCGGTGCCGAGCCGCTGGAGCGGCCCGTCGAGGTGTCCGACGCGGCGCTCGCGTACACCATCTTCACCTCGGGTTCGACGGGCGAGCCGAAGGGCGTCGAGATCGCCCACCGGGCCGCCGTCAACACCGTCGAGGACATCGGCGAGCGGTTCGCGGTGAGGCCCGACGACCGGGTGCTGGCGCTCTCCGCTCTCGACTTCGACCTGTCCGTCTACGACATCTTCGGGCCGCTGTCGGCGGGCGGCGCGCTCGTCCTGGTCGCCGAGGAGGAGCGCCGCGAGCCGCACGCCTGGCTGGGCGCCGTCCGCGCCCACGGGGTGACGCTGTGGAACACGGTGCCCGCGCTGCTCGACATGCTGCTGGTGGCCGGCGCCGATGGGCCCCCGCTCGTTTCGCTGCGCCTGGCGCTGGTCTCCGGTGACTGGGTCGGCCTCGATCTGCCGGGCCGGCTCGCCGAACGGGCGCCGGGCTGTCGGCTGGTCGCCCTGGGCGGCGCCACCGAAGCCGCGATCTGGTCCAACTTCCATGTGGTGGAAGGGATGTTGCCCGGCTGGCCGTCCATCCCGTACGGCACTCCGCTGCGCGGCCAGCGCTACCGCGTGGCCGATGCGCTCGGGCGGGACCGTCCCGACTGGGTGCCCGGGGAGCTGTGGATCGGCGGCGCCGGGGTGGCCGCCGGTTATCGGGGGGACGCGGTGCGTACCGCCGAGCGGTTCGTCACCCACGGCGGGGAGCGCTGGTATCGCACCGGCGACCTCGGCCGCTATCGGCCGGGCGCGGTGCTCGAATTCCTGGGCCGCGAGGACCACCAGGTCAAGGTGGGCGGGCATCGCATCGAGCTGGGTGAGATCGAGGCGGCGCTCGGCTCGCTTCCCGGCGTGGCCCGCGCGGTCGCGCTGACGGTCGGGGCGCGCCCGCGCCACCACCTCGTCGCCTTCGTCGTCTCCGACACTGCCCTCGCCCCCGACACCGCGGCGGTGCGCGATCAGCTCGCCGAGCGGCTGCCCGGCTATATGGTCCCGGACCGCATCGAGGCCGTGGAGCGGTTGCCGCTGACCGCCAACGGCAAGGTGGACCGTGCCGCGCTCGTCGAGCTCGCCACCGGCACGGGCGCCGGGCCGGACCTCGACGAGCCGCCCCGAGACGAAGGGGAGCAGGTGGTGGCCGCTGTCTTCGGCGCGGTCCTGGAGACCGAACGGGTCGGCCGCGGCGAGAGCTTCTTCCTGCTCGGCGGGGACAGCCTCAGCGCCACCCGGGCCACCGAGGAGCTCCATCGCGCCACCGGAATCCGCCTGACGCTGCGTCAGTTCTTCGCCGCTCCCACCGTGAGCGCACTCGCCGCGCTCATCCAGGAGCGACGCGACACGACCGCCCCGACCGCCATGGAAGAGGGAACCCTATGA
- a CDS encoding condensation domain-containing protein — MGNSEEREMEPSVGQRLLWFLDRYRGQDGALNCPMMCRIRGPLDPSVLGAALDRVYARHDALRTVFSGGGRNLRQIVRPPHPLEVRQVDLRGEADAESVVRSRIAEELATRIDAASSAVRCTLWRVADDAHVLCVNMHHLVTDSWSCGVVFQDLCAELDRLSGGVREPVEVGWQFGEFADWQRNALDNGELKGQLAYWERELRDLHLPALPSRADPGPRRTARVRGELSAATVASLRSLAVGRGSSLFAAMLTLYYATLHRTTGRSDLAVASLYANRLRPQTRRTVGFLANMVVLRTRITPSAPVTEALRATHATVVGGFLNQGIPYQLLPLPGSGNDGARADDIVFQMLAEPVYSITVGDLDIEVLVPDGVGSRFELELVLVPHSAGFHVLLFYNEGRFTPAFAQEFVERFVAASELVAQRADLPVNRIC; from the coding sequence GTGGGGAATTCCGAAGAGCGCGAGATGGAACCGTCCGTGGGGCAGCGGCTGTTGTGGTTCCTCGACCGCTATCGCGGTCAGGACGGAGCGCTCAACTGCCCCATGATGTGCCGTATCCGCGGACCGCTGGACCCGTCCGTTCTGGGTGCGGCGCTCGACCGGGTTTACGCGCGTCATGACGCGTTGCGTACGGTATTCAGCGGAGGCGGCAGGAATCTGCGCCAAATCGTGCGCCCGCCACATCCGTTGGAGGTGCGCCAGGTCGATCTGCGGGGCGAGGCGGACGCCGAGTCGGTGGTGCGCTCCCGCATCGCCGAGGAACTCGCCACCCGGATCGACGCCGCTTCGAGCGCGGTGCGGTGCACGCTGTGGCGAGTCGCCGACGACGCACACGTCCTGTGCGTCAACATGCACCACCTGGTCACGGACTCCTGGTCGTGCGGCGTCGTCTTCCAGGACCTGTGCGCCGAACTCGACCGCCTGTCCGGCGGCGTCAGGGAGCCGGTCGAGGTGGGCTGGCAGTTCGGCGAGTTCGCCGACTGGCAGCGCAACGCCCTGGACAACGGTGAGCTTAAAGGCCAACTTGCTTACTGGGAGCGAGAGTTGCGGGATCTTCATCTGCCCGCGCTGCCCTCGCGGGCCGATCCCGGTCCACGCCGGACCGCCCGTGTGCGGGGCGAGCTGTCCGCCGCCACGGTCGCCTCGCTGCGCTCGCTGGCCGTCGGCCGGGGCAGCTCCCTCTTCGCCGCCATGCTGACCCTGTACTACGCCACGCTGCACCGCACGACCGGCCGCAGCGATCTCGCGGTGGCGTCCCTGTACGCCAACCGGCTGCGGCCGCAGACCCGGCGCACGGTCGGTTTCCTGGCCAACATGGTCGTGCTGCGCACCCGCATCACACCGTCCGCGCCGGTCACCGAGGCGCTCAGGGCGACCCATGCGACCGTGGTGGGCGGATTCCTCAACCAGGGAATTCCGTATCAGCTGTTACCGCTTCCCGGGTCCGGAAACGACGGGGCGCGCGCCGACGACATCGTCTTCCAGATGCTCGCCGAACCGGTCTACAGCATCACCGTCGGCGATCTCGACATAGAGGTTCTGGTGCCGGACGGGGTGGGCAGCAGATTCGAACTCGAACTGGTCCTCGTGCCCCACAGCGCGGGCTTTCATGTCCTGCTCTTCTACAACGAGGGACGCTTCACTCCCGCCTTCGCCCAGGAATTCGTCGAACGCTTCGTGGCGGCATCGGAATTGGTCGCCCAGAGAGCGGACCTGCCCGTCAACCGGATCTGTTGA
- a CDS encoding ferritin-like domain-containing protein codes for MRDLDLPTPGHTRLSWDYTPRTPQLHRLHQRAQEQQWSAGDLDWSLPVPFGAPLPDGTDFARASFEASPMAVRGRPMWDTFRWELQSWLVSQFLHGEQAALVAAARLVQELPDVESKLCAASQVTDEARHVEVFSRYLREKIPQPYAVNEALHALVKDVLSDARWDIAALGMQIVVEALAMAAFRLAGTTFHDPLIRRVTTLVARDEARHVSFGVLALREVHREFGSAERAEREDLVLDAAALMRRRFLLGDVWERLDVDRAAGVRYAASDRAMVAYRRTVFTRVVSALDHIDLLTDRVRQGLDRLDLLGDGSPVRRPRGG; via the coding sequence ATGCGGGACCTCGACCTACCGACCCCGGGCCACACCCGGCTGTCCTGGGACTACACACCGCGCACCCCCCAACTGCACCGTCTTCACCAAAGGGCTCAGGAGCAGCAGTGGAGCGCCGGGGATCTGGACTGGTCGCTGCCGGTGCCCTTCGGCGCGCCCCTGCCGGACGGGACCGACTTCGCGCGCGCCTCCTTCGAGGCCTCGCCGATGGCGGTGCGGGGCCGGCCGATGTGGGACACCTTCCGCTGGGAGCTTCAGAGCTGGCTGGTCAGCCAGTTCCTCCACGGCGAACAGGCCGCTCTGGTCGCGGCCGCGCGGCTCGTCCAGGAGCTGCCCGACGTCGAGTCCAAGCTGTGCGCGGCGAGCCAGGTCACCGACGAGGCCCGCCATGTCGAGGTGTTCTCGCGCTATCTGCGCGAGAAGATCCCTCAGCCGTACGCCGTCAACGAGGCCCTGCACGCCCTGGTGAAGGACGTCCTGTCCGACGCCCGCTGGGACATCGCCGCCCTCGGCATGCAGATCGTCGTGGAGGCCCTGGCGATGGCGGCGTTCCGGCTCGCGGGCACCACCTTCCACGACCCGCTCATCCGTCGCGTCACCACCCTGGTCGCCCGCGACGAGGCCCGCCACGTCTCGTTCGGGGTGCTCGCCCTGCGGGAGGTCCACCGCGAGTTCGGCAGCGCCGAGCGGGCCGAACGCGAGGACCTCGTCCTGGACGCGGCGGCCCTGATGCGCCGGCGCTTCCTGCTGGGCGACGTGTGGGAGCGTCTGGACGTCGACCGCGCGGCGGGTGTGCGGTACGCGGCGAGCGACCGGGCCATGGTGGCCTACCGGCGCACCGTCTTCACCCGGGTCGTGAGCGCCCTCGACCACATCGACCTGCTGACCGACCGGGTCCGCCAGGGACTCGACCGGCTCGACCTGCTCGGCGACGGCTCGCCGGTGCGCCGGCCGCGCGGCGGCTGA
- a CDS encoding class I SAM-dependent methyltransferase — MTPPDRFAPHPPNPRAAAAPRPPGARSATESAAPSTTAQALSVRLFMAGLGAAELMTAYLGLRLGLYDALAEGGPATAPQLAERAGIAPRYAREWLEQQAAAGILTTAPGDIDPDRRVFVLPPGHAEALTDPDSLFSIAPLVLLPIGGMASVLPQLIEAFRTGEGIAYERFGPELRGGQAGLNRSVFQHQLAGWIAATLPAVHAALGGQGGVVADVACGSGHSSIALAQAYPRARVHGLDLDERSVCDARANAREAGVADRVTFEVRDAADPELAGRYDLVCVFDALHDMARPVEVLRSCRALLAPGGSVLLMEPNVGERFTAPASETERFQYAVSLLHCLPVGMADQPSAATGTVMRPGTVRAYASRAGFARVRVLPVRHTFHRLYQLL; from the coding sequence ATGACCCCGCCCGACCGTTTCGCACCCCACCCGCCGAACCCGCGCGCCGCCGCGGCCCCGAGGCCGCCCGGCGCCCGCTCGGCCACCGAGTCCGCCGCGCCCTCCACGACGGCGCAGGCCCTGTCGGTGCGCCTGTTCATGGCGGGCCTCGGCGCGGCCGAGCTGATGACGGCGTACCTGGGGCTACGGCTCGGCCTGTACGACGCGCTCGCCGAAGGCGGCCCGGCGACCGCCCCGCAACTGGCCGAGCGCGCGGGCATCGCCCCCCGGTACGCCCGGGAGTGGCTGGAACAGCAGGCCGCGGCCGGCATCCTGACCACCGCGCCGGGCGACATCGACCCGGACCGGCGGGTCTTCGTACTGCCGCCGGGCCACGCGGAGGCGCTGACCGACCCCGACAGCCTCTTCTCGATCGCCCCCCTCGTGCTGCTGCCCATCGGCGGCATGGCCTCGGTCCTGCCCCAGCTCATCGAGGCGTTCCGCACCGGGGAGGGCATCGCCTACGAGCGGTTCGGACCCGAACTGCGGGGTGGGCAGGCCGGGTTGAACCGCTCGGTCTTCCAGCACCAGCTGGCCGGCTGGATCGCGGCCACCCTGCCCGCGGTGCACGCCGCGCTCGGCGGGCAGGGCGGTGTGGTCGCGGATGTGGCCTGCGGCTCGGGCCACTCCTCGATCGCGCTCGCCCAGGCCTACCCGAGGGCCCGGGTGCACGGCCTCGACCTGGACGAGCGGTCGGTGTGCGACGCCCGGGCGAACGCGCGCGAGGCCGGAGTGGCCGACCGGGTGACCTTCGAGGTGCGCGACGCCGCCGACCCCGAATTGGCGGGCCGCTACGACCTGGTGTGCGTCTTCGACGCGCTCCACGACATGGCGCGGCCGGTGGAGGTCCTGCGATCCTGCCGGGCCCTGCTGGCGCCGGGCGGATCGGTGCTCCTGATGGAACCCAATGTGGGGGAGCGGTTCACCGCGCCCGCGTCCGAGACCGAGCGTTTCCAGTACGCGGTGAGCCTGCTGCACTGTCTGCCGGTCGGCATGGCGGACCAGCCGTCGGCGGCCACCGGCACCGTGATGCGCCCCGGCACGGTCCGGGCGTACGCGTCACGGGCGGGCTTCGCACGGGTGCGGGTGCTGCCCGTGCGGCACACCTTCCACCGGCTCTACCAGCTGCTCTGA
- a CDS encoding alpha/beta fold hydrolase, with the protein MEITLKTGVTLSYDIFGDPDGRPVLLVPGQHQASLFTQMQVPYLTKRGHRVITFDHRGVPPSQETPPPYTMEGLAEDVAALIEQLDVGPCAIVGYSLGATIILELAVERPELLTRAVLVGVPWKPSALHRAIREDALERLRAGVVMPPVMEGIYRAMYLFGPRALNRDAFIGPYLEGLRGLAESGGHGALGHAEASASYDPDPERIAGITVPCLVVGMEHDIMSPYPLARELAKLIPECTYREIKNSGHAALLEKPTEVNMLLDEFLGGPAH; encoded by the coding sequence GTGGAGATCACTCTCAAGACCGGCGTCACCCTGAGCTACGACATCTTCGGGGACCCCGACGGCAGGCCCGTGCTGCTGGTCCCCGGCCAGCACCAGGCGAGCCTGTTCACCCAGATGCAGGTCCCCTATCTGACCAAGCGCGGCCACCGGGTGATCACCTTCGACCACCGGGGCGTACCGCCGTCGCAGGAGACGCCCCCGCCGTACACCATGGAGGGCCTCGCCGAGGACGTGGCCGCGCTCATCGAGCAGCTCGACGTGGGTCCCTGTGCCATCGTCGGCTACTCCCTCGGCGCCACCATCATCCTCGAACTGGCCGTGGAGCGGCCCGAGTTGCTCACCCGGGCCGTGCTGGTCGGGGTGCCCTGGAAGCCGAGCGCGCTGCACCGGGCCATTCGCGAGGACGCCCTCGAACGGCTGCGGGCCGGGGTGGTGATGCCGCCCGTGATGGAGGGCATCTACCGGGCGATGTATCTGTTCGGGCCGCGCGCGCTCAACCGGGACGCCTTCATCGGGCCGTATCTGGAGGGGTTGCGCGGTCTCGCCGAGTCCGGCGGGCACGGCGCGCTCGGCCACGCCGAGGCGTCGGCGTCCTACGACCCGGATCCCGAACGCATCGCGGGCATCACCGTGCCCTGTCTGGTGGTCGGCATGGAGCACGACATCATGTCGCCGTATCCGCTGGCCCGCGAGCTCGCCAAGCTCATCCCGGAGTGCACGTACCGGGAGATCAAGAACAGCGGGCACGCCGCGCTCCTGGAGAAGCCCACCGAGGTCAATATGCTGCTCGACGAGTTCCTGGGCGGCCCGGCGCACTAG